The nucleotide sequence AGGAGGGTGTGGTCAGAGCAGTTGGGCAAGACTGGGAACTCTGCAGGAGTTTCTAAGGTTTCAACTTTCTTTAGGGTCTTCCCTTGGTTGGGTCCTAGCTCTTTCCTCATATCCTCTCTGCTCTGTTACCAATGTAGGGGAccctggtgtatgtgtgtgtgtggctcaaCCATTCCCCTGTTCTTGCTCCTCAGAGGGTCCCTCGTCGCTCAGCCACACCCCCAGTGTCAGGCGCCTATCTTTGCTCGCCCTGCCCTCCCCATCCCCTACCACTCAGGGTCCCCGTGCCAGGGCAAGGCAGGTGAGCCCCAACCTGGAGAGGTTCCCCTGCCTCCCTGACTTGGACATCGGAGAAGGTACCCCAGCCACAGCACTTTCCCCTCTAACCCAAGATCACTCACTGTTGCCAGGCATGTCTTAGAAGCCCACGGCTAGGCCCTGTCTGCTGGCTCCTGCTGAGGTTAACAGGGCACACTGCcttgggtggggaggagagggcgGTGCTGGAGCTACCTGGGAGTCCTATCTTGCAGGCCATGGGGAGAACTCAGGGGAGCTAGGCCTCATGAAACAGGCACCAGCATATGGGCACCTATGTGCGGTCACCAGGCATGGCATTCCTCATGCTATTTCTCCCTTGAGGGAGGACACTGAGATCCCTGGACCTCACACTCACCCTTCCCCCTCTGCAGCAGGCAAGAGACTGAAAAGACAGCGAGCTTGCAGAATTGTCAAGCCAAGGTCTCTGTGCCTCCTTTCACTTGTCCAAGCCTTGAAGCAGTGAAAACAGAGAGAGCCTGGGCAGGGTCTAGGGAAGGGCCACTTCTCTGCCATCAACAGCACTGGGACCGCGTATCCTCCTCCAGAAATCCTCATGCCCCTTGGCATTGCCACGTGGTTTTTTTACTCCAGGTGGCAAGGCTACCTGAGGGCACTTTGTACACATTCTTGCTTGCCTGCCACCAGCCTGGGAGAAAACCTGCTTTGACTGCACCTGGAGGGAGGGCTAGTCTGAGGTGAACAGGCCTGAATGCCAGGTGACTCACTCGGGCCTCCGTCCTGGACTCCAAGAGTGCAATCACAACCCTTCCTCCTGGCTTTTTCCCGGCAGTTGCTGCCAAGTGGTGGGGCCAGAAGCGAATTGACTATGCCCTGTACTGCCCCGACGCCCTCACAGCCTTCCCCACAGTGGCCCTGCCCCACCTCTTCCACGCCAGCTACTGGGAGTCCACCGATGTAGTCTCCTTTCTGCTGAGACAGGTACCTACTACCCAGGCACAACTGGGCCTTACACTGGGTGCCTGGAGCCTACAGAGTGCTGGGGTGGGGCAGCGTGCACACGCACAGCAGAGATGGGAGCTGGTTGGAGTTAGGGCTTTGCTAGACCCTGCCAGATGTCCATTGCCAGCTCCTGGAGATGCTGGGCCTTTTCCAGAGCAGCCATCTAAGCTTGAGCCTGCCCCCCAGCCTGACTCTGTTCCCCAGGTCATGCGGCATGACAGCTCCAGCATCCTGGAGCTGGACGGCAAGGAGGTATCAGTATTCACACCTTCACAACCCAGAGAGAAGTGGCAGCGCAAGAGGACCCATGTGAAGCTGCGGGTGAGGGTCTTCCGGGTGTCTAGGCCCTAGACGTCATCCTATTTATTCCCATGAAATAAGAAGCTACATCACACTGCTGTGAGCCATCTCATCTGACCAATGAGGAGTGAGGTAGGAGCTGGGAGGGAAGAAAGCACAGCAAGATTGTCTCCCTCTCTGGCTGGTTATTGGCTGGACCCAGCATGGGCTACCTAGCTCAGAACCCAAGCTCAGCCCTCAGACCCACTCACAGAGGTATTAACTGAGCCTAGAAGACCCCAGCTCCATCCCCCCTCCTCGCCTCACCTTGCATTCCCTCCCCAGAATGTGACAGCCAACCACCGGATCAATGATGCAGTTGCCAATGAGGATGGCCCACAGATTGTGACAGGCCGGTTCATGTATGGGCCCTTGGACATGGTCACCCTGACTGGGGAGAAGGTGAGGACCTGGTGCCTGGGGTAGTCCTTCCATTCTCCTGGCAGGGTCCAGGGACTGAGGCCTGGCCATGGCCGGTTTGTAAGCAGCGTTCCTGGTGGTTTCAGGTGGATGTGCACATCATGATGCAGCCACCCTCAGGTGAGTGGCTTTACCTGGACACTCTGGTCACCAACAGCAGTGGGCGTGTCTCCTACACCATTCCAGAAACACACCGCCTGGGGGTGGGCGTCTATCCCATCAAGATGGTGGTCAGGTATGTGCCTCTGGTGTGGCAGGCAGAGCAAGGTCAGCCTCGAATGTgggagggtggggctgggagtAGGCCCTGGCTAGTTCTGATGAGCTATCCCTGACCACCAGGGGAGACCACACCTTTGCCGATAGCTACATCACCGTGCTCCCCAAGGGCACAGAGTTTGTGGTCTTCAGTATCGATGGCTCCTTTGCTGCCAGTGTGTCCATCATGGGCAGCGACCCCAAGGTGCGCGCGGGAGCTGTGGACGTGGTGCGGTGAGTGGCCTTTAGGGGCCTGGTATGGCTGTTAGAAGGTGGGTGGGCTGCAAGCCAAGTGAAGGATACGGCACACAGCACAGCCTTGAGGACCTGAGCCGGTGCCGCCACTGACTGGTGTACCATCAAACAAGCTGTCGGCACACTTAATGCCAATCCAGTACCAAGGATGCCTCCTTTGAGGGTACCTAGAGTACCTGCCTCCCAAGCTCAGTCCAGAGAGCTTTGACACTGCTGTTTACCCTCACACCACTGTTCAACCCTGGCCAAgatgcatttcttcttttctgggtGGTGCTAGGCACTGGACCGGGGCCTTGCTCATACAAGGCAAGTGTAGGCACTCTCCCATGCACAACCCTCGACCTCCTtgcactttttgagacagggtctcactcactaAATAATTGCCTAGGCTGCCTTGAATTTGCCacccccctgcctcagccttctgagtatcTGGGATTACCATCAGGGCAGGTGGGCACCACAAGGACTAACTAaagaagtactttttttttaattgatttttattgagctctacatttttctctgctcccctccctgtctcttccctccccttcaatcctctcccaaggtccccatgctcccaatttactcaagagatcttatctttttctatttcccatgtagattagatccaggtagtctctcttagggtcttcattgttgtctaaattctctgggattgtggtttgtaggctggttttctttgctttatgtttaaaagccacttatgagtaagtacatgtgatatttgtctttctgtgtgtgggttacctcaatatgatgttttctagctccatccatttgcctgcaaatttcatgatgataattttttctgctgtgtagtactccattgtgtaaatgtaccacactttccttatccactcttcaatcgaggggcatttaggttgtttccaggctctggctttGACAAACAATGcctctatgaacatagttgagcacatgtccttgtggcacgattgagcatcctttggatatataccccaaagtggtattgctgggtcttgaggaaggttatttcctaattttctgagaaattgccatactgatattcaaaggggctgtaccatcttgcattcccaccagcaatgcaggagtgttcccttttccccacaacctctcaagcataagttgtcatcagtgtttttgatcttggccattcttataggtgtaagatggaatctcagagttgttttgatttgcatttctctaatgactaaggatgttgagtatttccttaagtgtctttcagccattttcgattcctctgttgagagttctctgtttgggtctgtactccattttttttaattgaattatgtgaccttttggtgtccaatttcttgagttctttgtatattttggagatcagacctctgtctgatgtggggttagtgaagatcttttccaattctgtaggctgttgctttgtcttgttgactgtgtcctttgctttacagaagcttttcagtttcaggaggtcccatttattgtttctctcagtgattgtgctgctggggttatgtttaggaagtggttctctgtgccaatgcgttcaagtgtacttcccactttctcttctatgaagttcagtgtggctggctttatgttgaggtctttgatccatttggactggagttttgtgcatggtgatagatatggatctattttcatttgaaGAAGTACTTTTCAATGGCCCAAATGAGCtctagctgggcaggagagaaggaggCTCAAGGAGGAGAGCAGCCATGGGACACACCTGCCCCTTGCCTCTGCAGACACTGGCAGGACCTGGGCTACCTCATCATCTATGTAACTGGCCGACCGGACATGCAGAAGCAGCGGGTAGTGGCATGGCTGGCTCAGCACAACTTCCCTCACGGCGTGGTGTCCTTCTGTGATGGCCTGGTGCATGACCCGCTGCGGCACAAGGCTAACTTCCTGAAGCTGCTCATCTCTGAGGTGGGGCCTGGGAGCACTGGGTTAAGGAGGGGAGGGCTAGAAGACCCAGCCTGTGCCCATGGTTGTCTTATCCATAGTTGCATCTGCGTGCGCATGCGGCCTACGGTTCCACAAAGGATGTGGCAGTCTATAACTCCATCAGCCTGTCTCCCATGCATATCTACATTGTGGGCCGGCCCACCAAGAAGCTGCAGCAACAGTGCCAGGTGAGTCGGGCACACTGAAGGGACGTGGGGAGCTTGGGGAGTACCAGGCTGCTTAACAACCTACCCCATCGCTCCTCTACAGTTCATCACAGACGGCTATGCGGCACACCTGGCCCAGCTCAAGTACAATCATCGGGCACGTCCAGCCCGAAACACAGCCACACGTATGGCCTTGCGCAAGGGCAGCTTTGGCCTACCTGGCCAGGGTGACTTCCTGCGCTCCCGGAACCACCTGCTCCGCACCATCTCAGCCCAGCCCAGTGGGCCCAGCCATCGGCACGATCGGACACAGAGCCAGATGGACAGTGAGCAGCGGGGCCAGCGCAGCATGAGTGTGGCGGCCAGCTGCTGGGGCCGTGCCATAACAGGCCGCCTCGAACCTGGGGCAGCCACAGGACCCAAGTAGGACACCATTAGGAGGCGCTGTGGTCTCCATGGTGCTAGGCCAGGGCACCAGCCCCACTGGGAGGCCTGACCTGTGCACACATAGGTAGCTGGGGACAAGCACAGATGTGGCCTGAGAGCTTGTCCCAGGGCCCCATGGAAGACATGGCCATGACAACACAGTCCTCCCGGCCTTGCCTCACGCCCTAGGCTCTGAGGAGCCCAGCCTGTCATGGAAACTGGCAGGATGTCCAGCCCATGATGGAAGAGGAACCAGGATGGGCCACCTAGCCCAGCCCGGGAGGCGTTCCTGGACATCTTGCCCTGTGTTGATCTCTCAGCCTCCTGGTGCCAAGCATGGGCATAAAGCCCAGCCTACCACCTCTATGTCCACTGGCGCCCCTTCCCATTTGGTAGCAGTTCCAGCGGGGGTCCAGCCTGCTTCTTGTTGACTCCGGTTCTCAACTGTCCAACCTCACTGGTTTTGCACTGGTTTTTGAGAGTGGAGACCTGTTAACCATCTCTCTTCTGGCTCCAGACATGTTGACATGCATGAAACCCAGTATCTGCTGATCCAGGGCCTGTCACCACACAGAATATTCCAGTGTGGCAAATCTTCACacaagaaggagagaaaggctaAATCTTAATTtctgccactgcctggcctgccaGCACTGTGGCAGCCCAGTGGCAGTCTCAAGACtgctgcccacccacccacctgcccaCCCAGAGCTCAGTGCAGTCCCAGGACTGCTGTCATTCCAGGTCCTGAGCACAGCACAGGCGCAAGGCCAGCACAGTGCTTAGCCAGTTCCTTCCTGGGAATCCACCTTGGGCAGCTGGGCCTGTGAAGCctggcctccacctccacctcctcgcCTGCCATGGGCTGGAGCACCATGCCATGGCTGCTGTCCGCCGCGTTTCTACACCTTTCTACTTCTCCATCTGGTTTCTATAAGGTTTTTTAACAGGCAGCCAGCGGCTGCTTCCTTTTCTTAGCTCAGCATCAGTGCAGCCTGCTACATTAGGAACACCCAGCACTGTGACAGGGTCCCACTCAGTCTGGCCTGTGGGCCCTGCACTTGGTCCACTCGGCAAGCTGTGGGCTTCTCGCCTCACCAGACCCACAATTCCACCGACTTCCTACTCTGGGGCAGGTGGAGCTCTTAGGTTTTCTTAATGCCATTCTGTTTAATGTCTACTCCAAGAAGCCACAGCTTGCTTCGTCAGCTTAAGGGCAGACAGCCATTTTATTTCTCCCTAAACAAGGACGGGTGTCCCACACTCTGGGTCTGAGCCCTGCCTTCCCCGCAGCACTGAGCACAATTCTCTTGCACCTTCCCTGTGCTGACTGAGCCCACCGAGCTCAGGCCAGCTGTCCAGTTACGGGGGCTCTACCTGAGGAGCTGCCACACTGGACTGAGACTCAGGGCCGCACGGCTAGGCTGAGTAGGTAGGCGTACAGGAGCCGCTGACTTTGCTGTAGAGATATGTGCATCTCAGGGGCGTGAGATGCCCTGCCATGGTGGGCCTAGACAGAAAGAAAGCTATTTATTTTgtgcagagaaaaaaaactgtctgGAGAGGCGAGACCTTCATGGTCTTCCCCCTTAAGATGTAGCTTTGCTGTTTCCAGCGTTCTGTATAAAGCAGTGATTATTTTATGGACCAAGATTCTAAGGAACCGTCACAATGAAAGTGCAATATCTGCCCCACCACTCCCCACCCCTGAAGGAGGCTGCTGGCCCGACAATCACTGCCCCACTAGGGGTTCCAGTGGCCAGTGCCCCCTCCCACAGTCCCACcccttcttgcctcagcctagGTGACTAGCCATTGGGAGAAGCACCTGGAAGCCTCAGGCCACCTGCAATAAAGGCCAGGGAAGCCCTGGGATCAGCGGGCTTGGTTTCTCCCCCTGGGCAGCCCCCTCGTGGCTCCGAATGTCCCTGCCTGCCCAGCCGCCAGCCATGCCAAGGACAACAGCAATAGTCCCCTAGGGCTCTCCCGGGCCCTTAGCCATAGATGGTGAGACGGCAGCCTTCCCCCAAACTTCACCCAAGTCTGCTTTCTGCTTCCCTTACAATTTCCTTTGGCTCATTCTCTTGAAGAAGCCACACTTTTACAGAAACTAAGAGAGGAAGGTCAAAGTCCCTTAAAAATACCAAAAATGTTTACAGTGTCAGGTGCTGAGCTGCAGGGCTCAGGCCTGGCCATTCGTAACCAAAGGGTGAGGCAGACCTTGCTGACTGCCACCCACCCCAGGCCTGTTAGAATAGAAGCCTTAGTCACTCCCTCCCCACCCGCAGTCCCCAGGACTGAGCCTCAATGCCACCCAGCACCAACCACCTGCCTTCTCTTTGATTTCTAAAGAAGGATTCAGCAAagaaccctcccccaccccttcctggtTCTGTGTGAGCTGCCCACCACCCTGCCCTGTGACATAGTCACATCTCAGCCCCTCCCATGTGTCCTTGTCATCTGTTTCTCTGGACGATGTGTGAACCTGTCCTGACCCCATCCCTGCTGTCCTTGCATCGTCTGGCCTGAGTGTGCTCTCTGTATACTGTGTCACAGTCTGTTACACCAATTAAAGAAGCAGGAGGCTTCCTTCTGGTCTCATTACTGTGGCGGCACCGTGGGTCTCCTGGATTGTGTGTGGGGACATCCACTGCAATGACACATGCTAACTAACCACTATGGCATCAGCACACACCTCACGCACAGACCCGGTAAGGTACGTTTGCTAGCCTCTGCTCCCCAGGGGACACAGCCTGGCTCCAGTGGAACAGGACACAGGCAATGGCCTGATGAGTTCAATCTAAGGACCAAAGCTGAGTTTCACTCAGCCAGGGTAGGGTCAGGTTTGGTCCTGGTTGAGTCAACTGAGGAGGAGCAGGGTGGCTAGTAGTTTTTGCTCACCACCAGAGAACATGCCAGCTTTCCAAAGATAATAAGCACATCTCTTTAGAAGTCAAATGGCAATAGTTCTGCCCCTCAGTATAGAAAGCAACAAGACAGGAACTTGGTGACCAAGATCATTTAATATTGACACCTCACTCTCCCAGTCTGGTGCTTAGGGGTACCCACAGGAGCAAAGGCAATTGGATCCATCTGTCTCCAAGCCACCAACAGTAGTTCACAGACTGGGGTACCAGGGCCCTCAGGGGAGAAGGCCCGCTCGCATCTGGAAGGCCAGACCGTCCCCTCGGGTGGCTTGCTGAGAAAGCAAACAGGATAGAAGCATGAGATACTGAGTGTAGACACCGTGTGGGCACAGCATGGGCAGAGTGGTGACACCAACCTTGTTGATCTCTCTGTGCCGTTCTTTGGTTACGATTTCCTCTAAAACCTCACCATCTCCCTTGAtgagcctggggtggggggggtcaAAGGGGATCAGCTCACCAAGTAAGAGTCTGGGACTCTCATGTCATAGTAAAAGAACCAAAACCACCCAAGCCAAGGAACCCCAGGGCAAGCCCGACCATCTCGAGCAGGGGGAGCCTGGCCACTCATCCCAACCACTACTCAGGACAGAATGGAGACAGTTCAGGTAGGCTCTCTTTTGTCGCAGCAAGCATCTGAAAAACGACAAGGCACTTCCAGTCCTGCCACTACTCAAGGGGCACAGGGAATAACAGCTGGGATATCACACTACAAATGACCATTTTCCCCATATCCCACCCCCAAGAGCACATCCTCCCGCCTGTACTGAGGGCAGGACTAGcagctgtgtctgctgctccacACCTTGTGCGTCCTGTCTCTGGATCCACCACCTTGCGAATGACACTCTGTCGAGCATCCCACTCCTCCTTTGTCATGGGCTTCATAGCCTGGATACGAGACTTCTGCTCATCAGTCAGGACTGCAACAGAATACGGAGGGGGTGTCAGACCCGGGGAGGGCACCCTCTCcccaccacatggtggcccacatgGTACCTGGGCCATCGTTGTCCTCCCCAGCTGATCTGTGCCACTGATCCAGTGAGGGGCCGGGCAGAGCCTCAACcgggtgcaccaccactgccttctCCTTGGCTTTCCTCTTTAGCTTCTTCTTccgtttcttcttctttttcctcttcttatcCTTGTGTTTCCCGTGCTTCTTCCGGCCATCGCTGGAAGATGAGGACGATGCAGAGCTGGAAGaactggaagaggaggaggaagagctggacCTCGCTGTCCTCCGGGCCTTgtgcttgcttctctctgtgaTGCAGGGAGAAGATAAGGCCTCTGTACCCTGCTCTGTTCTGGGCAGCCTCTACTCGGTAGGACCCTCCCGACCGGCTCCCCAAGAGCATCTTCGGAACCTTCTTTGGGATCCTGGAAGTCACTGTATGCCTGGCAGGGTGGCCAGGCCCGACCTCAAAGGCCCAGCACATTAAAGCATGAATAAGGCACACCCTCCCCTCCACAGAGCCTCCTCCCTATCCGAGGGACTCAGTCTGGGTTCTACACCGAATCCCTTGCTCCCTGGGGGCGGGCCCGACAGATGCAAGCCTCCCGCAGCGCAGAGCCGCACACCCCTTTCCCTGTCCCTACGGTCCTCACCCTCAGACGTGCTGCTGGCCTTGTGACCCTGGGATTTGGAGGTTGAGCAGTTCCTCGAGGCGTCCTTACTACTCTTCTTGCTTCGCTTTTCTGACCCCCGTCGACCCCGCGACCGACTGCGACTCCTCGAGCGCTTGCGAGAGCCAACGTGAGCCATAGCAAAGCGGGCTAGAGACCGGAAGAGACGCGTTTAACCTGCGGCTCCTCTTGGGCACGTCCGCAGAGTAGATCCAAACTCAGTGCCAACGGGGCCTGGTCCTCGGGGCACCTAGTACCCATTCCCGCCCGAGAACCTCGCGCTTGGCGACCCCAGCTCCTCCGACTCCGCACCGCGGTCCCTTTAAGGGCCCGCCCCGCCCACACGCCTGCGCACTGGACTCTGCGCGGCGGGGGCGGGGAACGCCACAGCTCTCCTCGACTGCGAGAAGGCGGCCTGGCTGCCCAGAGAGGAGTCGCGAGGCCGCCCGGTTCCCTCGTCAACCACCAGTCTACAGTAAGCCTCCGTGAGGAACTAGCAGCCTGTCGGGGTTTTCCGGTCCGCTTCCGAGGTGGGGCCGTCCTGAAAGGCCGTCCGTCCGGGTGTAGCTTGAGTCCTTGTTGCCTTTAGTTCCGGACCCTGGGTTCCGCTTCTGGCACACCCACTTCCAACAAGAAGTGGTGTCTTTACGTGGGTGGGAGTCGGGTTGTGGCCCTGCGCCAGCCGCAAGCCCTCGGGCCTCTCACTCTCCTGAAAGCCACCCTCCTACTGTTTTCCCTGGTTAGTCTGCCGGTCTGTCCACTCCACCAGACTGAGAGCTCCGATGGACTGAAGACAGCTGGTATTTCTAACGTCACTCACTGCTGGAGGTGGCAAGTCCAGTTGCCCATCATGAGCCAGGGATCATGACAACCAATTAAGGAATGAATCCCCGGCCTGTCGGGTGTCTAGCTGAGACTGCTCCATCTGGAGGGAGGTGTTTCTGTATCTCAGCACTTTCCCTGAGTACTGAAGTCCCCAGGAATATGTATCCCGAACAGCGCACAGCTATGTGCACCCCTCAGTCAATCTCCAAACCACCAGTTCTAAGCTCTTAAATAACAACAGGAAACAGAGGGCTGTTGTAAAGTGCTTTATAAATGTCAGCTCGTCACAACACCCAGGCTGCAAACAAATTCTGAGCTGCCCAGCGGGTCGTGCCAGAACAGAGGCTTGAACCCACTCGCCAGCACTGCTGACAGACCAATGAACCCCACTTAAGTCCCTGGGAGCCACCCTATCCAAGGAGTCACTGATTGAGTCCCCACCCCAGGCAGAGCTCCCCAGGGATCAGGCTAAGGCTGGACATCACTGGGAATCACATTCTTTGGGGCTCCTTCCCTTCCTGAACCTGCTCCACCCTCGACCCTCAATATTTCATCTGAAACTCGACTTGTCTTCCAGCAGTTCTGCCCTAAGACAGCTCATCTGTCCAAAGAGTGACCGGGGAGTCAGCATGTCCCTTTGGCCCAAGGAGGGTCATGGCTATAGAGTTTATTTCTGCCCTCCCCACCCAAGCTGGCAGTTTCCTGCTGCCATGGCACCACCGCCCCTGGGGGACCAGGCTCAAGTCAGTGCACATACATCTACCACGGCAGACTCCTCCCGGGTGAAGC is from Microtus pennsylvanicus isolate mMicPen1 chromosome 1, mMicPen1.hap1, whole genome shotgun sequence and encodes:
- the Arl6ip4 gene encoding ADP-ribosylation factor-like protein 6-interacting protein 4; its protein translation is MAHVGSRKRSRSRSRSRGRRGSEKRSKKSSKDASRNCSTSKSQGHKASSTSEERSKHKARRTARSSSSSSSSSSSSSASSSSSSDGRKKHGKHKDKKRKKKKKRKKKLKRKAKEKAVVVHPVEALPGPSLDQWHRSAGEDNDGPVLTDEQKSRIQAMKPMTKEEWDARQSVIRKVVDPETGRTRLIKGDGEVLEEIVTKERHREINKQATRGDGLAFQMRAGLLP